In Haloarchaeobius litoreus, the following are encoded in one genomic region:
- a CDS encoding DUF7547 family protein, whose protein sequence is MSDSSDDDIATDAKELARELRALREQLDEQRRRPPTGPMGIPRPPTPREFMEFADEVAIPATIAILETNIRLLEALQRAIRLADSGRRAGERGRDAGGRARSTAETVSRETLSRASDALADLQSVLEGTELPENESARSILTEAQDLRREIQEQLTASRTQDRTLDEFEEADAGSGSEGTDIDVVEGGAAAEGEAAAEDEPVTIDVDAELETLKQQYEDGRDGAGDGQGESDGEPGETGDEPGETGDEPGETGGGPGESSGDDHGVAGDDDE, encoded by the coding sequence CGACGCCAAGGAGCTGGCGAGGGAGCTCCGGGCGCTCCGGGAGCAGCTGGACGAGCAGCGCCGTCGGCCGCCGACGGGGCCGATGGGCATTCCCCGTCCGCCCACCCCGCGCGAGTTCATGGAGTTCGCCGACGAGGTTGCCATCCCCGCCACCATCGCCATCCTGGAGACGAACATCCGACTGCTCGAGGCGCTCCAGCGCGCCATCAGGCTGGCAGACAGTGGTCGTCGTGCGGGTGAACGTGGCCGCGATGCCGGTGGTCGCGCGCGCTCGACCGCCGAGACCGTCAGTCGCGAGACGCTCTCGCGGGCCTCCGACGCGCTCGCGGACCTCCAGTCCGTCCTCGAGGGGACCGAGCTGCCGGAGAACGAGTCCGCACGGAGCATCCTGACCGAGGCGCAGGACCTCCGCCGTGAGATTCAGGAGCAGCTGACGGCGAGCCGGACCCAGGACCGCACCCTCGACGAGTTCGAGGAGGCCGATGCCGGGTCGGGCAGTGAGGGGACCGACATCGACGTGGTGGAGGGCGGAGCGGCGGCGGAGGGCGAGGCTGCAGCGGAGGACGAACCGGTGACCATCGACGTGGACGCCGAGCTGGAGACGCTGAAACAGCAGTACGAGGACGGTCGCGACGGTGCTGGCGACGGGCAGGGCGAGTCTGACGGCGAGCCGGGCGAGACTGGCGACGAACCGGGCGAGACTGGCGACGAACCGGGCGAGACTGGCGGCGGGCCCGGCGAGAGTTCGGGCGACGACCACGGGGTTGCCGGCGACGACGACGAGTAG
- a CDS encoding nucleic acid-binding protein — protein MTMEAYRYDDGSITYPGHPIGPNGSEPVGTVDLSEYEAEVVTWTNSTATPPGVRQPNALAIVEFDVDGESVRAIGQLTTADVETGDTVRPVYVGELRDPDAGIREPESQDWDGYRFEPV, from the coding sequence ATGACGATGGAGGCCTACCGGTACGACGACGGCAGCATCACCTACCCGGGCCACCCTATCGGCCCGAACGGCAGCGAACCGGTCGGTACCGTGGACCTGAGCGAGTACGAGGCCGAGGTCGTCACCTGGACCAACTCCACGGCGACCCCGCCGGGTGTCCGCCAGCCCAACGCGCTCGCGATCGTCGAGTTCGACGTCGACGGCGAGTCCGTCCGGGCCATCGGGCAGCTGACGACCGCCGACGTGGAGACCGGTGACACGGTCCGACCGGTGTACGTCGGGGAGCTGCGCGACCCCGACGCCGGTATCAGGGAGCCCGAGAGCCAGGACTGGGACGGCTACCGGTTCGAACCCGTCTAG
- a CDS encoding thiolase C-terminal domain-containing protein, producing MDRVAVIGASMTKFGQRESWVMDLLAEAGEACLDDAGVAPDEVEHLYVSNMASGEFEGQTGIMNALAHDLDAMPAYSQRVDQTSSSGGAGIYAAWQSVASGASEMTLLVGGEKMTHQTTGEATDVIASITHPVEYKHGVTLPSFAGLTARHYLERYDAPRESLAKVAVKNHRNGLDNPHAQFRKEVDVETVMESPIVADPLRLYDFCPITDGSAALMFCPESVAEQYTDDYAVVTGVAGATDTQVVHEREDPTVMGGVVDSGEQAFEMAGLEPEDVDVAELHDMFTILEFLQMEGLGFAEPGRAWERVEAGETEMDGELPINTSGGLKSKGHPLGASGVAQGYEIYAQLVGEAGDRQVDADVGLACNVGGFGNCVITTIMEAAE from the coding sequence ATGGACCGTGTAGCAGTCATCGGTGCCTCGATGACCAAGTTCGGACAGCGGGAGTCGTGGGTGATGGACCTGCTCGCCGAGGCGGGAGAGGCCTGCCTCGACGACGCCGGGGTCGCCCCCGACGAGGTCGAGCACCTGTACGTCTCGAACATGGCAAGCGGGGAGTTCGAGGGACAGACGGGGATCATGAACGCGCTGGCGCACGACCTCGACGCCATGCCGGCGTACAGCCAGCGGGTCGACCAGACCTCCTCGTCCGGCGGCGCGGGAATCTACGCCGCGTGGCAGTCCGTCGCCTCCGGCGCGTCCGAGATGACCCTGCTCGTCGGTGGCGAGAAGATGACTCACCAGACCACCGGCGAGGCGACCGACGTCATCGCCTCCATCACGCACCCGGTGGAGTACAAACACGGCGTCACCCTGCCGAGTTTCGCCGGGCTCACCGCGCGACACTACCTCGAACGGTACGACGCGCCGCGGGAGTCGCTGGCGAAGGTCGCCGTGAAGAACCACAGGAACGGACTCGACAACCCGCACGCCCAGTTCCGCAAGGAGGTCGACGTGGAGACGGTGATGGAGTCGCCCATCGTCGCCGACCCGCTCCGGCTGTACGACTTCTGTCCCATCACCGACGGGAGCGCGGCGCTCATGTTCTGTCCGGAGTCGGTCGCCGAGCAGTACACCGACGACTACGCCGTCGTGACCGGCGTCGCGGGCGCGACCGACACCCAGGTCGTCCACGAGCGCGAGGACCCGACAGTGATGGGCGGCGTCGTCGACTCTGGCGAGCAGGCGTTCGAGATGGCCGGACTGGAGCCCGAGGACGTCGACGTCGCCGAGCTCCACGACATGTTCACCATCCTCGAGTTCCTCCAGATGGAGGGCCTCGGCTTCGCCGAACCCGGCAGAGCGTGGGAGCGCGTCGAGGCCGGCGAGACGGAGATGGACGGCGAACTTCCGATCAACACCTCGGGCGGCCTCAAGTCGAAGGGCCACCCGCTCGGGGCGAGCGGCGTCGCACAGGGCTACGAGATCTACGCACAGCTCGTCGGCGAGGCGGGCGACCGCCAGGTCGACGCCGATGTCGGCCTCGCGTGCAACGTCGGCGGGTTCGGGAACTGCGTCATCACCACCATCATGGAGGCAGCAGAATGA
- a CDS encoding orc1/cdc6 family replication initiation protein — translation MRRFERKRAIFANKDALRESYQPDSIEERDEEIEAYMDALQPVVDGWEPNNVFLYGNTGVGKTAVTEYLLSLLQDDVEEYDDVDLSVVSLNCKPLSSSYQVAVELVNELRPDGGEISTTGYPQQTVFNKLYEELDEVGGTILLVLDEIDAIGERDELLYELPRARSKGDLEDAKVGIIGISNDFKFRDQLDPRVQDTLCERELQFPPYNAQELTNILSSRAEIALREDTYDEAVVRLCAALAAKDRGSARQALDLLLLAAEQAENGDDDHVSERHVEAARHELERERVEEGIRQLTQHGHLALLAVVSIAAEGDTPGRSRAIYDRYLDICDGYGVDSLAQRSVHNHLSDLRMLGILTARENRSGSRGNFYSYELDVPLESALTALEDELDMQQRFSDLRTVATMNEVR, via the coding sequence ATGCGCCGGTTCGAGCGCAAGCGCGCCATCTTCGCAAACAAGGACGCTCTTCGGGAGAGCTACCAGCCCGACAGTATCGAAGAGCGGGACGAGGAGATCGAGGCGTACATGGACGCGCTCCAACCGGTCGTCGACGGCTGGGAACCCAACAACGTCTTCCTCTACGGGAACACCGGCGTCGGCAAGACCGCTGTCACCGAGTATCTGCTGTCCCTGCTGCAGGACGACGTCGAGGAGTACGACGACGTGGACCTCTCGGTCGTCTCGCTCAACTGCAAGCCGCTCTCGTCATCGTACCAGGTCGCGGTCGAACTCGTCAACGAGCTCCGTCCCGACGGTGGAGAGATCTCGACGACGGGGTACCCCCAGCAGACCGTCTTCAACAAGCTCTACGAGGAACTCGACGAGGTCGGCGGCACCATCCTGCTCGTCCTCGACGAGATCGACGCCATCGGCGAGCGCGACGAACTGCTCTACGAGCTCCCCCGCGCCCGGTCGAAGGGCGACCTGGAGGACGCGAAGGTCGGCATCATCGGCATCTCGAACGACTTCAAGTTCCGCGACCAGCTCGACCCGCGCGTGCAGGACACGCTCTGCGAGCGCGAGCTCCAGTTCCCGCCGTACAACGCACAGGAGCTGACGAACATCCTCTCCTCGCGTGCGGAGATCGCGCTCCGCGAGGACACCTACGACGAGGCCGTCGTCCGGCTCTGTGCCGCCCTCGCCGCGAAGGACCGTGGCTCGGCACGGCAGGCGCTCGACCTGCTCCTGCTCGCGGCCGAACAGGCCGAGAACGGCGACGACGACCACGTCTCCGAGCGACACGTCGAGGCCGCCCGGCACGAGCTGGAGCGCGAACGCGTCGAGGAGGGCATCCGCCAGCTCACCCAGCACGGTCACCTCGCCCTGCTCGCGGTGGTCTCCATCGCCGCCGAGGGCGACACCCCCGGCCGGAGCCGGGCCATCTACGACCGCTACCTGGACATCTGCGACGGCTACGGCGTCGACAGCCTCGCGCAGCGGTCGGTCCACAACCACCTCTCGGACCTGCGGATGCTCGGCATCCTCACCGCCCGGGAGAACCGCTCCGGCTCGCGCGGGAACTTCTACTCCTACGAGCTCGACGTTCCCCTCGAATCCGCGCTCACCGCGCTGGAGGACGAACTCGACATGCAGCAGCGGTTCTCCGACCTGCGGACCGTCGCGACGATGAACGAGGTCCGCTGA
- a CDS encoding DUF3267 domain-containing protein: MSSSPDRDGREPTEVPTQPDDGAYEPPTRAGYRAGTPFRYSALTLTLLSVVVSPVALVAFAWLATTTTGFETAFPFVVFEETTEGFTLALDTVSFGTVFIVALVGTVVLHELVHGLVFRLLGFDVSFGVAPRLGAFYTAIFEQFQTRRQLAIAVVAPLVVLTPIGVLLLLIPGPHVPFVWFGLVLNTGGAVGDLFVVWRLRQLPPGTLFYDVDAYTSYVYEPE; this comes from the coding sequence ATGTCGTCGTCACCGGACCGAGACGGCCGTGAACCCACGGAGGTCCCCACGCAACCGGACGACGGTGCGTACGAGCCCCCGACGAGAGCGGGCTACCGCGCCGGGACGCCATTTCGCTACTCGGCGCTGACGCTCACCCTGCTCTCGGTCGTCGTCAGCCCCGTCGCGCTGGTGGCCTTCGCCTGGCTGGCGACCACGACCACAGGCTTCGAAACCGCGTTCCCGTTCGTCGTCTTCGAGGAGACCACCGAGGGGTTCACGCTCGCGCTCGACACCGTCAGCTTCGGCACGGTGTTCATCGTCGCGCTCGTCGGCACCGTCGTCCTCCACGAGCTGGTCCACGGACTCGTCTTCCGGCTGCTCGGCTTCGACGTCTCGTTCGGTGTCGCCCCCAGGCTCGGCGCGTTCTACACGGCCATCTTCGAGCAGTTCCAGACCCGACGCCAGCTCGCCATCGCCGTGGTCGCCCCGCTCGTCGTCCTGACTCCCATCGGCGTCCTTCTGCTCCTGATTCCGGGGCCACACGTCCCGTTCGTCTGGTTCGGGCTCGTCCTGAACACCGGCGGTGCCGTCGGCGACCTGTTCGTCGTCTGGCGGCTGCGCCAGCTCCCACCCGGAACCCTGTTCTACGACGTGGACGCCTACACCTCCTACGTCTACGAGCCGGAGTGA
- the fabG gene encoding 3-oxoacyl-[acyl-carrier-protein] reductase: protein MHMDGRTCVITGAGRGIGRGIAEHLGREGANVVVNYRSSAESAESACETIRREGGDAIASQADVTDIVEVEAMREEAHDAFGSVDVLVNNAGITKDTRFVKMSREDWDMVMDVNLGGMFNCTKTFYDDIWEAKEGRLINISSIVGKQGNFGQANYAAAKAGMFGFTRTIAIELASGGSTANCVAPGFTRTDMLESVPEDVKERIVSQIPLGRFAEIEDIAAIVRFLASEQSSYITGEVIDANGGMDL from the coding sequence ATGCACATGGACGGACGCACATGCGTCATCACAGGCGCTGGACGCGGTATCGGACGCGGCATCGCAGAACACCTCGGTCGAGAGGGGGCGAACGTCGTGGTCAACTACCGGTCGTCGGCCGAGTCGGCGGAGTCAGCCTGCGAGACGATCCGACGCGAGGGCGGCGACGCCATCGCCTCGCAGGCTGACGTGACCGACATCGTCGAGGTCGAGGCCATGCGCGAGGAGGCACACGACGCCTTCGGCTCCGTCGACGTCCTCGTCAACAACGCCGGCATCACGAAGGACACCCGCTTCGTGAAGATGTCCCGTGAGGACTGGGACATGGTGATGGACGTGAACCTCGGCGGGATGTTCAACTGCACGAAGACGTTCTACGACGACATCTGGGAGGCCAAGGAGGGCCGGCTCATCAACATCTCCTCCATCGTCGGCAAGCAGGGGAACTTCGGGCAGGCGAACTACGCCGCGGCGAAGGCGGGGATGTTCGGGTTCACGCGCACCATCGCCATCGAGCTCGCGAGCGGCGGCTCGACGGCGAACTGCGTCGCCCCCGGATTCACCCGGACCGATATGCTCGAGAGCGTGCCCGAGGACGTGAAAGAGCGCATCGTCTCCCAGATCCCGCTCGGTCGGTTCGCGGAGATCGAGGACATCGCGGCCATCGTCCGGTTCCTCGCGAGCGAGCAGTCGTCGTACATCACCGGCGAGGTCATCGACGCCAACGGCGGGATGGACCTGTAG
- the phaC gene encoding class III poly(R)-hydroxyalkanoic acid synthase subunit PhaC, which yields MQNPFAATLDMQRQAWENASELFEKSQVAPDRAETLQEVDVGETPSEVVYEENKLRLLHYESRTDEQEPVPILIVYALINRPYILDLQPDRSVIRTLLDNGYDVYMIDWGEPSNLDRSLTLDDYVNRYIDNCVDEVRHRSGQDAINVLGYCMGGTMSTMYAALHPEKVHTLALMAAGLCFAGDSGVLELWGAEDFYDPEKVTDTFGNVPAEFLDVGFALMDPVQNYVTKYVRFYENMEDEDFVENFARMEEWLGDGIDVAGETYNEFIRDVYQGNKLMENELYLGGEHVDIGNIEMPVLQIVAEYDHLIPPEASKPFNDVLPSEDKTIMEFPTGHIGMSVSSRSHAELWPDVCDWFGERMVDDTGAVSTPTADAEPATDADASEESDGSSVEIEVEGTEASDLEDVDGIGPAYAERLRDAGVDSIAALAAADAVELAETADLPVSRVEDWVDAATAHTE from the coding sequence ATGCAGAACCCGTTCGCAGCAACACTCGACATGCAGCGTCAGGCCTGGGAGAACGCCTCCGAGCTGTTCGAGAAATCCCAGGTCGCACCCGACCGTGCGGAGACCCTTCAGGAGGTCGATGTCGGCGAGACCCCCAGCGAGGTCGTCTACGAGGAGAACAAGCTCCGGCTGCTCCACTACGAGTCCCGCACGGACGAGCAGGAGCCGGTGCCGATCCTCATCGTCTACGCGCTCATCAACCGGCCGTACATCCTCGACCTGCAGCCCGACCGGTCGGTCATCCGGACGCTGCTCGACAACGGCTACGACGTCTACATGATCGACTGGGGCGAGCCGTCGAACCTCGACCGCTCGCTCACGCTCGACGACTACGTCAACCGCTACATCGACAACTGCGTCGACGAGGTCCGCCACCGCTCCGGTCAGGACGCCATCAACGTCCTCGGCTACTGCATGGGCGGCACGATGTCGACGATGTACGCAGCGCTCCACCCCGAGAAGGTCCACACGCTGGCGCTGATGGCCGCCGGTCTCTGCTTCGCCGGCGACTCCGGCGTGCTGGAGCTCTGGGGCGCGGAGGACTTCTACGACCCCGAGAAGGTCACCGACACGTTCGGGAACGTCCCCGCGGAGTTCCTCGACGTCGGCTTCGCGCTGATGGACCCCGTCCAGAACTACGTCACGAAGTACGTCCGGTTCTACGAGAACATGGAGGACGAGGACTTCGTGGAGAACTTCGCCCGGATGGAGGAGTGGCTCGGCGACGGCATCGACGTCGCCGGCGAGACGTACAACGAGTTCATCCGCGACGTCTACCAGGGGAACAAGCTCATGGAGAACGAGCTCTACCTGGGTGGCGAGCACGTCGACATCGGGAACATCGAGATGCCCGTGCTCCAGATCGTCGCGGAGTACGACCACCTCATCCCGCCCGAGGCGTCGAAGCCGTTCAACGACGTGCTCCCGAGCGAGGACAAGACGATCATGGAGTTCCCGACCGGCCACATCGGCATGTCGGTCTCCTCCCGCAGCCACGCCGAGCTCTGGCCCGATGTCTGCGACTGGTTCGGCGAGCGCATGGTCGACGACACCGGCGCCGTGTCGACGCCGACCGCCGACGCCGAACCGGCGACGGACGCGGACGCATCCGAGGAGAGCGACGGGTCGAGCGTCGAGATCGAAGTCGAGGGAACGGAGGCCTCCGACCTGGAGGACGTCGATGGCATCGGCCCGGCGTACGCCGAGCGGCTGCGGGACGCCGGTGTCGACTCCATCGCCGCGCTCGCGGCGGCCGACGCCGTCGAGCTCGCCGAGACGGCCGACCTGCCGGTCTCCCGCGTCGAGGACTGGGTCGACGCGGCGACCGCACACACCGAGTAG
- a CDS encoding poly(R)-hydroxyalkanoic acid synthase subunit — protein MTDSYPQSTVPTEWNDFVSRMNEQFFEAMEKNMEAQAEFVEQWSETVEGTGGEMGDLDESVEGYKRAYEAWMDAAEQMIERSEDGMQGEEVEFEEFRDIWLNTANQAFKEVMSTSAFAAWTGSSVGQMLEMQQQADEAAEDTLHTLGFATEGDVVEIGDRLVELERRQHAVEQKLDSVLEHLEE, from the coding sequence ATGACAGACTCATACCCCCAATCGACGGTACCGACCGAGTGGAACGACTTCGTCTCGCGCATGAACGAGCAGTTCTTCGAGGCGATGGAGAAGAACATGGAGGCCCAGGCGGAGTTCGTCGAACAGTGGTCCGAGACGGTCGAAGGGACCGGCGGCGAGATGGGTGACCTCGACGAGAGCGTCGAGGGCTACAAGCGCGCCTACGAGGCCTGGATGGACGCCGCCGAGCAGATGATCGAGCGGAGCGAGGACGGCATGCAGGGCGAGGAGGTCGAGTTCGAGGAGTTCCGCGACATCTGGCTCAACACGGCGAACCAGGCGTTCAAGGAGGTCATGTCCACGAGCGCGTTCGCCGCCTGGACCGGCTCCAGCGTCGGCCAGATGCTCGAGATGCAACAGCAGGCCGACGAGGCCGCGGAGGACACGCTCCACACGCTCGGCTTCGCCACCGAGGGCGACGTGGTCGAGATCGGCGACCGACTCGTCGAACTCGAGCGCCGCCAGCACGCCGTCGAACAGAAGCTCGACAGCGTCCTCGAACACCTGGAGGAGTAA
- a CDS encoding AbrB/MazE/SpoVT family DNA-binding domain-containing protein, with protein MTDDSPKMPWSPFMLQQMQEQMTEASEQMMGSQTELWEQFLKSGAGGSDTMSDLTAMSRGAAMFKTRVQSSGRISIPDAEREALDIGEGDIVQTIVIPVKRNNSDSDE; from the coding sequence ATGACGGATGATTCGCCGAAGATGCCGTGGTCCCCGTTCATGCTCCAGCAGATGCAGGAACAGATGACGGAGGCGAGCGAGCAGATGATGGGGTCCCAGACGGAGCTGTGGGAACAGTTCCTCAAGAGCGGGGCCGGCGGGTCGGACACGATGTCCGACCTGACCGCGATGAGTCGTGGCGCGGCGATGTTCAAGACCCGCGTCCAGAGCAGCGGTCGCATCAGCATCCCCGACGCCGAGCGCGAGGCGCTCGACATCGGGGAAGGCGACATCGTCCAGACGATAGTCATCCCAGTCAAACGCAACAACAGTGATTCCGATGAGTGA